One Coffea arabica cultivar ET-39 chromosome 5c, Coffea Arabica ET-39 HiFi, whole genome shotgun sequence DNA window includes the following coding sequences:
- the LOC113689319 gene encoding uncharacterized protein isoform X5, with translation MARTKRQKINGNTLVDQPEDIAENQIHIEEPNSTDEENADENSQRKTRGPTYMTEIWGKPSSCHRYKVRFDKDSEPVGKNKSKFAEFLGTIARNGKYAPIDVTNWREMTTDKKQDMLVLVKEKFRLPPGADFWTLKSIGKKWRNWKSALKAKYYNPNESIESQINNRDPRTLKDQWRNLLAYWSLEETKNTSEKNKMSRTKKTMNHKTGKKSYAQIRKKLTKKLGHLPSRVDMFEHCYTDSNGNPGNDDVATTLQALKEKVSQLPPGSNDDVGRDDAFAQVFGEDKNGRVRMYGLGVTPSDKWGNAPSRSTCQRIVMEQKAAIFKMEEKFAEQDQQLKDQAKELAELKAMVCQQQNSGSITGGSINSTSSNRVSKSPIGARSLQEGDWVDIFSLFDPTKCLAIGRLQGIDHSKVVGGQSLGPCWCEILVQIVVERSEPLIRPYGLLQTIEDALGAPIAWPLKLVKIHGD, from the exons ATGGCAAGGACTAAAAGACAGAAGATTAATGGAAATACACTTGTTGATCAACCCGAGGATATAGCTGAAAATCAGATTCACATTGAGGAGCCTAATTCTACAG ATGAAGAAAATGCAGATGAAAATTCACAAAGAAAAACTAGAGGGCCAACATATATGACAGAAATATGGGGTAAACCTAGTAGTTGTCATCGGTACAAAGTTAGATTTGATAAGGATAGTGAGCCTGTTGGCAAGAATAAGTCCAAATTTGCTGAGTTCTTAGGAACAATAGCAAGAAATGGAAAGTATGCTCCTATAGACGTGACAAATTGGCGTGAAATGACAACTGATAAGAAGCAAGACATGCTTGTACTAGTGAAG GAAAAATTTCGTCTTCCTCCAGGTGCAGATTTCTGGACTTTGAAATCTATTGGCAAAAAATGGAGAAATTGGAAATCAGCTTTAAAGGCAAAATATTACAATCCAAATGAATCCATTGAGAGTCAAATTAACAATAGGGATCCACGGACCTTGAAAGATCAGTGGAGAAATCTTCTGGCTTATTGGAGCTTAGAGGAAACAAAG AATACCAGCGAGAAGAATAAGATGAGTCGGACCAAGAAAACAATGAATCATAAGACTGGGAAGAAATCGTATGCTCAAATTCGAAAGAAATTG ACGAAAAAATTAGGTCATCTTCCATCACGAGTTGACATGTTCGAACACTGTTATACTGACTCAAACGGAAACCCGGGAAATGATGACGTTGCAACTACATTG CAAGCTTTGAAAGAAAAAGTTAGCCAACTTCCTCCTGGTTCTAATGATGATGTTGGTCGTGATGATGCATTCGCCCAAGTATTTGGGGAAGATAAGAATGGACGTGTGCGCATGTATGGTCTAGGCGTGACACCATCAGACAAATGGGGTAATGCACCAAGTCGCAGCACTTGTCAGCGTATTGTTATGGAGCAAAAGGCAGCAATTTTTAAGATGGAAGAAAAATTTGCTGAGCAAGATCAGCAGCTTAAAGACCAAGCCAAAGAACTTGCAGAGCTCAAAGCAATGGTGTGTCAGCAGCAAAATAGTGGCTCAATAACCGGTGGCTCGATAAATTCAACATCCTCTAATCGGGTTTCAAAATCACCTATTGGTGCTCGTTCTCTTCAG GAAGGTGATTGGGTGGATATTTTCAGTTTGTTTGATCCAACAAAATGTCTAGCTATTGGTCGCCTCCAAGGAATTGATCATTCTAAAGTTGTTGGCGGACAATCATTAGGACCATGTTGGTGTGAAATACTAGTACAAATTGTGGTGGAACGCAGCGAACCATTGATTAGGCCTTATGGGCTCTTGCAGACAATTGAAGATGCACTTGGTGCACCGATTGCTTGGCCACTGAAATTG GTAAAGATTCATGGGGATTGA
- the LOC113689319 gene encoding uncharacterized protein isoform X4 has translation MFSFVGMARTKRQKINGNTLVDQPEDIAENQIHIEEPNSTDEENADENSQRKTRGPTYMTEIWGKPSSCHRYKVRFDKDSEPVGKNKSKFAEFLGTIARNGKYAPIDVTNWREMTTDKKQDMLVLVKEKFRLPPGADFWTLKSIGKKWRNWKSALKAKYYNPNESIESQINNRDPRTLKDQWRNLLAYWSLEETKNTSEKNKMSRTKKTMNHKTGKKSYAQIRKKLTKKLGHLPSRVDMFEHCYTDSNGNPGNDDVATTLQALKEKVSQLPPGSNDDVGRDDAFAQVFGEDKNGRVRMYGLGVTPSDKWGNAPSRSTCQRIVMEQKAAIFKMEEKFAEQDQQLKDQAKELAELKAMVCQQQNSGSITGGSINSTSSNRVSKSPIGARSLQEGDWVDIFSLFDPTKCLAIGRLQGIDHSKVVGGQSLGPCWCEILVQIVVERSEPLIRPYGLLQTIEDALGAPIAWPLKLVKIHGD, from the exons atgttttcatttGTAGGAATGGCAAGGACTAAAAGACAGAAGATTAATGGAAATACACTTGTTGATCAACCCGAGGATATAGCTGAAAATCAGATTCACATTGAGGAGCCTAATTCTACAG ATGAAGAAAATGCAGATGAAAATTCACAAAGAAAAACTAGAGGGCCAACATATATGACAGAAATATGGGGTAAACCTAGTAGTTGTCATCGGTACAAAGTTAGATTTGATAAGGATAGTGAGCCTGTTGGCAAGAATAAGTCCAAATTTGCTGAGTTCTTAGGAACAATAGCAAGAAATGGAAAGTATGCTCCTATAGACGTGACAAATTGGCGTGAAATGACAACTGATAAGAAGCAAGACATGCTTGTACTAGTGAAG GAAAAATTTCGTCTTCCTCCAGGTGCAGATTTCTGGACTTTGAAATCTATTGGCAAAAAATGGAGAAATTGGAAATCAGCTTTAAAGGCAAAATATTACAATCCAAATGAATCCATTGAGAGTCAAATTAACAATAGGGATCCACGGACCTTGAAAGATCAGTGGAGAAATCTTCTGGCTTATTGGAGCTTAGAGGAAACAAAG AATACCAGCGAGAAGAATAAGATGAGTCGGACCAAGAAAACAATGAATCATAAGACTGGGAAGAAATCGTATGCTCAAATTCGAAAGAAATTG ACGAAAAAATTAGGTCATCTTCCATCACGAGTTGACATGTTCGAACACTGTTATACTGACTCAAACGGAAACCCGGGAAATGATGACGTTGCAACTACATTG CAAGCTTTGAAAGAAAAAGTTAGCCAACTTCCTCCTGGTTCTAATGATGATGTTGGTCGTGATGATGCATTCGCCCAAGTATTTGGGGAAGATAAGAATGGACGTGTGCGCATGTATGGTCTAGGCGTGACACCATCAGACAAATGGGGTAATGCACCAAGTCGCAGCACTTGTCAGCGTATTGTTATGGAGCAAAAGGCAGCAATTTTTAAGATGGAAGAAAAATTTGCTGAGCAAGATCAGCAGCTTAAAGACCAAGCCAAAGAACTTGCAGAGCTCAAAGCAATGGTGTGTCAGCAGCAAAATAGTGGCTCAATAACCGGTGGCTCGATAAATTCAACATCCTCTAATCGGGTTTCAAAATCACCTATTGGTGCTCGTTCTCTTCAG GAAGGTGATTGGGTGGATATTTTCAGTTTGTTTGATCCAACAAAATGTCTAGCTATTGGTCGCCTCCAAGGAATTGATCATTCTAAAGTTGTTGGCGGACAATCATTAGGACCATGTTGGTGTGAAATACTAGTACAAATTGTGGTGGAACGCAGCGAACCATTGATTAGGCCTTATGGGCTCTTGCAGACAATTGAAGATGCACTTGGTGCACCGATTGCTTGGCCACTGAAATTG GTAAAGATTCATGGGGATTGA
- the LOC113689319 gene encoding uncharacterized protein isoform X2 — protein sequence MDKTWMQKNRRSKEYWDGLQKFLDYAFQNSSINGMILCPCKECKCGVCVTRENAELHLKVYGFVKGYTHWAAHGEFVYSSAPKPTSHDISHGVRDELDDMHGLVHDALGISEQDQTKTDGTEYKNQLPNGEAEKFYNLIDNSNKELYSGCKRFSKLSFMIRLLHLKCLGKLSNKIFDMLLDLLKEAFPDAMDGLPKSYYEAEKLMKELGLGYDKYDACPNDCTLYWGVDASRKYCETCKESRWIKSENDPTGEGRKIPHKVLWHFPLKHRLQRLFMSSKIAGHMRWHVEGRTKDGNMRHPADSPSWQTFDFQHPEFSQDSRNVRLGLASDGFNPFKNMSSTHSTWPVILMPYNLPPWMCMKQPNFMLSLLIPGPFAPGNNIDIYLKPLIAELKELWDVGVNTYDASRKENFQLRAALLWTISDFPGYAILSGWSTKGKLACPVCHKYTSSQHLQNWGKYCYMGHRRYLEMNHPFRKDAKSFNGSVEYGKPPGRLMGSAILDELAGYGIKLGKKVSDNPELPFNWKKLSIFFDLPYWKDNMIRHNLDVMHIEKNICESIVATLLNLEKTKDNKKSRLDLRDMGIRSELHPIEKGNGRSVLPPACFTLKKKEKEMFCKVLKGIKVPDGYAANISRCVKVKPPKISGLKSHDYHILMQQLLPIALRRTLSKAVRSPLIKLSRYFRKLCSKVLDPADLVHLEKEIGIILCQLERIFPPPFFNVMVHLAVHLVSEAKIAGPVHYRWMYPIERYLGTLKSYVRNRSRPEGCIAEGYLAEECLNFCSLYLADYVETKFNRTSRNDDVGETSSESQHHKMVEEQNPHAGKHVIERIHCENFADWFSNHVKQIQVADGVDISKDLKLLARGPNNVGRTYKKILVNGFRFHTRQLESQRKTQNSGVLVNATTSSFSSTKDNNPILSDMAYYGILTNILELNYTEGRIVTLFECDWISKGKRLKQDEDGFTLANFKNVKPHPEPYVIATQVSQVFYVADPVAEGWSVVVATSPRNEFMMDPVCDTEMYLQSTITLATQMDNENEDIRWVREDDGDEILH from the exons ATGGATAAAACTTGGATGCAAAAGAATAGACGAAGCAAAGAATATTGGGATGGTTTGCAAAAATTCTTAGATTATGCATTCCAGAATTCAAGTATAAATGGGATGATATTATGTCCATGTAAAGAATGTAAGTGTGGTGTATGTGTTACCAGGGAGAATGCAGAACTTCACTTGAAAGTTTATGGTTTTGTTAAAGGATACACCCATTGGGCAGCTCATGGAGAATTTGTTTACTCTAGTGCACCAAAACCTACTTCTCATGATATCTCACATGGGGTACGGGATGAACTTGATGACATGCATGGTTTGGTTCATGATGCATTGGGAATTTCTGAACAAGATCAGACAAAGACAGATGGAACTGAATACAAAAACCAATTGCCTAATGGAGAAGCTGAAAAATTTTACAATCTGATTGATAATTCTAACAAAGAGCTTTACTCTGGATGTAAAAGATTCTCAAAACTTTCCTTTATGATTCGGTTGCTTCACCTCAAATGCCTTGGTAAACTCAGCAACAAAATTTTTGATATGTTACTTGATTTGTTGAAAGAAGCCTTTCCAGATGCGATGGATGGTTTGCCTAAGTCTTATTATGAAGCTGAAAAGTTAATGAAAGAATTAGGACTTGGGTATGATAAATATGATGCATGTCCGAATGACTGCACTTTGTATTGGGGAGTAGATGCAAGCAGAAAGTATTGTGAAACATGTAAAGAATCCAGATGGATTAAATCTGAAAATGATCCGACTGGTGAGGGAAGAAAAATACCGCATAAGGTTTTATGGCATTTTCCCCTAAAACATAGGTTACAACGCCTGTTTATGTCCTCTAAAATTGCAGGCCATATGAGATGGCATGTAGAGGGTCGTACTAAGGATGGTAACATGAGGCACCCTGCTGATTCTCCATCTTGGCAGACCTTTGACTTTCAGCATCCAGAATTTTCTCAAGATTCTCGTAATGTGAGGTTGGGCCTAGCATCAGATGGATTTAATCCATTCAAAAATATGAGTTCAACTCATAGCACTTGGCCGGTAATATTGATGCCATACAATTTGCCGCCATGGATGTGTATGAAACAACCGAACTTTATGTTGTCATTGTTGATACCCGGTCCATTTGCTCCAGGAAATAATATTGATATATATTTAAAACCTCTCATAGCAGAATTAAAGGAATTGTGGGATGTTGGAGTGAATACATATGAtgcatcaagaaaagaaaactttcaACTTCGTGCAGCACTTTTGTGGACCATTAGTGACTTTCCAGGTTACGCAATCCTCTCCGGATGGAGTACTAAAGGAAAACTTGCATGTCCTGTATGTCATAAATACACATCTTCACAGCATCTACAAAATTGGGGGAAATATTGCTATATGGGCCATCGGAGGTACTTGGAAATGAATCATCCATTTCGCAAAGATGCTAAATCTTTCAATGGGTCTGTAGAGTATGGAAAACCACCGGGAAGGTTAATGGGGTCTGCAATTTTAGATGAGTTAGCTGGTTATGGTATTAAACTTGGGAAGAAAGTTAGCGACAATCCAGAATTGCCatttaattggaaaaaattaAGTATTTTCTTTGATTTGCCATATTGGAAAGACAATATGATACGTCATAATCTTGACGTTATGCACATTGAGAAGAACATTTGTGAGAGCATTGTGGCTACATTATTGAATCTGGAAAAAACCAAAGATAATAAAAAATCACGTCTTGACCTTCGTGATATGGGTATAAGATCAGAATTGCATCCGATTGAGAAGGGAAATGGTAGGAGTGTTCTGCCTCCAGCTTGCTTTACattgaaaaagaaggaaaaggagatGTTTTGCAAAGTTTTGAAAGGGATAAAAGTTCCAGATGGATATGCAGCAAATATTTCTAGATGTGTTAAAGTAAAGCCACCAAAAATTTCTGGATTAAAAAGTCATGATTACCATATTTTGATGCAACAGCTTCTCCCAATAGCTTTGCGCAGAACTTTATCAAAAGCAGTTCGCTCTCCTTTGATCAAATTGAGCAGGTATTTTCGCAAGTTATGCTCCAAAGTTTTGGATCCGGCAGATTTAGTTCATTTGGAAAAAGAGATTGGTATCATACTTTGTCAATTGGAAAGGATTTTTCCACCGCCCTTTTTTAATGTGATGGTACATCTAGCTGTTCATTTGGTTAGCGAAGCAAAAATAGCAGGGCCTGTTCATTATCGGTGGATGTATCCTATAGAAAG GTATTTAGGAACTTTGAAATCCTACGTCCGAAATAGAAGTCGACCAGAAGGCTGCATTGCTGAAGGGTATTTAGCCGAGGAATGTTTGAATTTTTGTTCCTTATACCTAGCTGATTATGTTGAAACGAAGTTTAATCGGACAAGTAGAAATGATGATGTGGGCGAGACCTCAAGTGAAAG CCAACACCATAAAATGGTGGAGGAGCAAAATCCACATGCTGGAAAACATGTCATTGAGCGTATTCATTGTGAGAACTTTGCAGATTGGTTTTCGAACCAT gTTAAGCAGATTCAAGTAGCTGATGGTGTTGACATCTCCAAAGATTTGAAACTTCTGGCTAGGGGTCCAAACAACGTGGGGAGAACATATAAAAAGATTCTTGTCAATGGCTTTCGCTTCCATACAAGACAATTAGAATCTcaaaggaaaactcaaaatagTGGGGTTCTTGTCAATGCAACAACATCAAGCTTTTCAAGTACTAAAGATAATAATCCAATTTTAAGTGACATGGCTTACTATGGTATTTTGACGAATATCCTTGAGTTAAATTACACTGAAGGCCGAATTGTCACTTTATTTGAATGCGATTGGATATCAAAAGGCAAAAGATTAAAACAAGATGAGGATGGATTCACATTGGCCAACTTCAAGAATGTAAAGCCTCACCCTGAGCCATATGTGATAGCAACCCAAGTTTCACAAGTTTTTTACGTTGCAGACCCCGTAGCTGAAGGCTGGAGTGTTGTTGTTGCTACATCTCCAAGGAATGAGTTTATGATGGACCCCGTATGTGATACTGAGATGTATTTGCAGAGCACAATTACCTTAGCAACTCAAATGGACAATGAGAATGAAGACATTCGATGGGTTCGAGAAGATGATGGAGATGAAATCCTCCACTAG
- the LOC113689319 gene encoding uncharacterized protein isoform X3, with amino-acid sequence MHGLVHDALGISEQDQTKTDGTEYKNQLPNGEAEKFYNLIDNSNKELYSGCKRFSKLSFMIRLLHLKCLGKLSNKIFDMLLDLLKEAFPDAMDGLPKSYYEAEKLMKELGLGYDKYDACPNDCTLYWGVDASRKYCETCKESRWIKSENDPTGEGRKIPHKVLWHFPLKHRLQRLFMSSKIAGHMRWHVEGRTKDGNMRHPADSPSWQTFDFQHPEFSQDSRNVRLGLASDGFNPFKNMSSTHSTWPVILMPYNLPPWMCMKQPNFMLSLLIPGPFAPGNNIDIYLKPLIAELKELWDVGVNTYDASRKENFQLRAALLWTISDFPGYAILSGWSTKGKLACPVCHKYTSSQHLQNWGKYCYMGHRRYLEMNHPFRKDAKSFNGSVEYGKPPGRLMGSAILDELAGYGIKLGKKVSDNPELPFNWKKLSIFFDLPYWKDNMIRHNLDVMHIEKNICESIVATLLNLEKTKDNKKSRLDLRDMGIRSELHPIEKGNGRSVLPPACFTLKKKEKEMFCKVLKGIKVPDGYAANISRCVKVKPPKISGLKSHDYHILMQQLLPIALRRTLSKAVRSPLIKLSRYFRKLCSKVLDPADLVHLEKEIGIILCQLERIFPPPFFNVMVHLAVHLVSEAKIAGPVHYRWMYPIERYLGTLKSYVRNRSRPEGCIAEGYLAEECLNFCSLYLADYVETKFNRTSRNDDVGETSSERLDIFSSSCRPLGKGTPTNFSNEILRKAHQYVLFNCDHIKPYVDQHHKMVEEQNPHAGKHVIERIHCENFADWFSNHVKQIQVADGVDISKDLKLLARGPNNVGRTYKKILVNGFRFHTRQLESQRKTQNSGVLVNATTSSFSSTKDNNPILSDMAYYGILTNILELNYTEGRIVTLFECDWISKGKRLKQDEDGFTLANFKNVKPHPEPYVIATQVSQVFYVADPVAEGWSVVVATSPRNEFMMDPVCDTEMYLQSTITLATQMDNENEDIRWVREDDGDEILH; translated from the exons ATGCATGGTTTGGTTCATGATGCATTGGGAATTTCTGAACAAGATCAGACAAAGACAGATGGAACTGAATACAAAAACCAATTGCCTAATGGAGAAGCTGAAAAATTTTACAATCTGATTGATAATTCTAACAAAGAGCTTTACTCTGGATGTAAAAGATTCTCAAAACTTTCCTTTATGATTCGGTTGCTTCACCTCAAATGCCTTGGTAAACTCAGCAACAAAATTTTTGATATGTTACTTGATTTGTTGAAAGAAGCCTTTCCAGATGCGATGGATGGTTTGCCTAAGTCTTATTATGAAGCTGAAAAGTTAATGAAAGAATTAGGACTTGGGTATGATAAATATGATGCATGTCCGAATGACTGCACTTTGTATTGGGGAGTAGATGCAAGCAGAAAGTATTGTGAAACATGTAAAGAATCCAGATGGATTAAATCTGAAAATGATCCGACTGGTGAGGGAAGAAAAATACCGCATAAGGTTTTATGGCATTTTCCCCTAAAACATAGGTTACAACGCCTGTTTATGTCCTCTAAAATTGCAGGCCATATGAGATGGCATGTAGAGGGTCGTACTAAGGATGGTAACATGAGGCACCCTGCTGATTCTCCATCTTGGCAGACCTTTGACTTTCAGCATCCAGAATTTTCTCAAGATTCTCGTAATGTGAGGTTGGGCCTAGCATCAGATGGATTTAATCCATTCAAAAATATGAGTTCAACTCATAGCACTTGGCCGGTAATATTGATGCCATACAATTTGCCGCCATGGATGTGTATGAAACAACCGAACTTTATGTTGTCATTGTTGATACCCGGTCCATTTGCTCCAGGAAATAATATTGATATATATTTAAAACCTCTCATAGCAGAATTAAAGGAATTGTGGGATGTTGGAGTGAATACATATGAtgcatcaagaaaagaaaactttcaACTTCGTGCAGCACTTTTGTGGACCATTAGTGACTTTCCAGGTTACGCAATCCTCTCCGGATGGAGTACTAAAGGAAAACTTGCATGTCCTGTATGTCATAAATACACATCTTCACAGCATCTACAAAATTGGGGGAAATATTGCTATATGGGCCATCGGAGGTACTTGGAAATGAATCATCCATTTCGCAAAGATGCTAAATCTTTCAATGGGTCTGTAGAGTATGGAAAACCACCGGGAAGGTTAATGGGGTCTGCAATTTTAGATGAGTTAGCTGGTTATGGTATTAAACTTGGGAAGAAAGTTAGCGACAATCCAGAATTGCCatttaattggaaaaaattaAGTATTTTCTTTGATTTGCCATATTGGAAAGACAATATGATACGTCATAATCTTGACGTTATGCACATTGAGAAGAACATTTGTGAGAGCATTGTGGCTACATTATTGAATCTGGAAAAAACCAAAGATAATAAAAAATCACGTCTTGACCTTCGTGATATGGGTATAAGATCAGAATTGCATCCGATTGAGAAGGGAAATGGTAGGAGTGTTCTGCCTCCAGCTTGCTTTACattgaaaaagaaggaaaaggagatGTTTTGCAAAGTTTTGAAAGGGATAAAAGTTCCAGATGGATATGCAGCAAATATTTCTAGATGTGTTAAAGTAAAGCCACCAAAAATTTCTGGATTAAAAAGTCATGATTACCATATTTTGATGCAACAGCTTCTCCCAATAGCTTTGCGCAGAACTTTATCAAAAGCAGTTCGCTCTCCTTTGATCAAATTGAGCAGGTATTTTCGCAAGTTATGCTCCAAAGTTTTGGATCCGGCAGATTTAGTTCATTTGGAAAAAGAGATTGGTATCATACTTTGTCAATTGGAAAGGATTTTTCCACCGCCCTTTTTTAATGTGATGGTACATCTAGCTGTTCATTTGGTTAGCGAAGCAAAAATAGCAGGGCCTGTTCATTATCGGTGGATGTATCCTATAGAAAG GTATTTAGGAACTTTGAAATCCTACGTCCGAAATAGAAGTCGACCAGAAGGCTGCATTGCTGAAGGGTATTTAGCCGAGGAATGTTTGAATTTTTGTTCCTTATACCTAGCTGATTATGTTGAAACGAAGTTTAATCGGACAAGTAGAAATGATGATGTGGGCGAGACCTCAAGTGAAAGGTTGGATATATTTTCCAGTTCATGTCGTCCATTAGGAAAAGGAACtccaacaaatttcagcaatgaaattttgagaaaagcacATCAATATGTGCTATTTAATTGCGACCACATCAAGCCATATGTTGA CCAACACCATAAAATGGTGGAGGAGCAAAATCCACATGCTGGAAAACATGTCATTGAGCGTATTCATTGTGAGAACTTTGCAGATTGGTTTTCGAACCAT gTTAAGCAGATTCAAGTAGCTGATGGTGTTGACATCTCCAAAGATTTGAAACTTCTGGCTAGGGGTCCAAACAACGTGGGGAGAACATATAAAAAGATTCTTGTCAATGGCTTTCGCTTCCATACAAGACAATTAGAATCTcaaaggaaaactcaaaatagTGGGGTTCTTGTCAATGCAACAACATCAAGCTTTTCAAGTACTAAAGATAATAATCCAATTTTAAGTGACATGGCTTACTATGGTATTTTGACGAATATCCTTGAGTTAAATTACACTGAAGGCCGAATTGTCACTTTATTTGAATGCGATTGGATATCAAAAGGCAAAAGATTAAAACAAGATGAGGATGGATTCACATTGGCCAACTTCAAGAATGTAAAGCCTCACCCTGAGCCATATGTGATAGCAACCCAAGTTTCACAAGTTTTTTACGTTGCAGACCCCGTAGCTGAAGGCTGGAGTGTTGTTGTTGCTACATCTCCAAGGAATGAGTTTATGATGGACCCCGTATGTGATACTGAGATGTATTTGCAGAGCACAATTACCTTAGCAACTCAAATGGACAATGAGAATGAAGACATTCGATGGGTTCGAGAAGATGATGGAGATGAAATCCTCCACTAG